A single Columba livia isolate bColLiv1 breed racing homer chromosome 22, bColLiv1.pat.W.v2, whole genome shotgun sequence DNA region contains:
- the LOC102091949 gene encoding collagen alpha-1(I) chain-like isoform X4, with translation MRAGRRDRAGGVSVAGSAMEGSPFGAPRGCVSPGGRAAFQVHLGPICQLSADLPGASSLGPGQQPAFGNMFPPPGGRRGFPREPGPWRAGPPWPHGPSPQDIRDEPPWKPPHRRGHRGRHPPHPWEPRPFRGPADFHEDGSWAPQDCPPPPPWDNWEDNQGPEDHFGESWHPPGPWDPRDPPGPPDFPWKEEDRRWAPHDCPPWVDTEYNGGPEGSFAEDCYLDPPPPGPGSFSRPEFPAEEQWPPWPPGSQHGEQGGFQDGWSSGGYRGLGKKRCRRLRQSCRQLTMVRPAPCHWPARGKQPPFKSNAPRPLPSSKDAAQHKEQTPPGPPGVSEKVPEPPKAADTPQDSLAAGPQAAAAGAEPEQAGVTPVEPGAGQDPEGSQDPSALQTEEESSARTGQHPEVEPSSPSVPEAGAGGGSRPQTPTAPTEPAQRVCAATGEGDAELCPQPPGRQRLPGAAGAAEAGSAHHGLLSDLQTPENSPVPAGAAAEPGAQPGQAGSDSCTAPVTSPGTWHPPGSAETEPAADGQHQLCSVPPASSPAGTDLRSATVLARKEEIELSYQQFSLTVAVVATMLLQKEPSMEAALGLALRANLRQRRLHHLRELENFIDSYDSAALSR, from the exons ATGCGGGCGGGCCGGAGGGATCGGGCCGGAGGGGTCTCGGTGGCTGGCTCTGCGATGGAGGGCTCTCCCTTCGGCGCTCCGCGGGGCTGCGTCTCTCCGGGCGGACGAGCTGCTTTCCAGGTCCACCTGGGACCCATCTGCCAG CTGAGTGCTGACCTCCCCGGGGCCTCCTCACTGGGACCGGGGCAACAACCGGCTTTTGGCAACATGTTCCCCCCGCCAGGTGGCAGGAGGGGCTTCCCCAGGGAG CCTGGTCCGTGGAGAGCCGGGCCCCCATGGCCCCATGGTCCCAGCCCCCAGGACATCCGGGACGAGCCGCCCTGGAAGCCCCCACACAGGAGAGGCCACCGCGGGCGGCATCCG ccccatccctgggagccCAGACCCTTCCGTGGTCCTGCCGACTTCCACGAGGACGGGAGCTGGGCACCCCAGGACTGTCCCCCGCCACCCCCCTGGGACAACTGGGAAGACAACCAAGGACCTGAGGACCATTTTGGAGAGAGCTGGCACCCG CCTGGTCCCTGGGACCCCAGAGACCCCCCTGGCCCTCCTGACTTCCCTTGGAAGGAGGAGGACAGGAGATGGGCACCCCACGACTGTCCCCCATGGGTTGACACAGAATACAATGGAGGACCAGAGGGCAGCTTTGCAGAGGACTGCTACCTG GATCCGCCACCGCCTGGCCCCGGCTCCTTCTCCCGGCCCGAATTCCCCGCAGAGGAGCAGTGGCCACCCTGGCCCCCCGGCAGCCAGCACGG ggagcaaGGGGGCTTCCAGGATGGCTGGTCATCTGGGGGCTACCGTGGCCTGGGGAAGAAACGCTGCCGACGCCTTCGCCAGAGCTGCCGACAGTTAACCATGGTCCGCCCGGCCCCGTGTCACTGGCCCGCCAGAG GGAAGCAGCCACCCTTCAAGTCTAATGCTCCCCGGCCACTTCCATCCTCCAAAGATGCTGCACAGCACAAGGAGCAGACACCTCCG GGCCCTCCGGGAGTGAGCGAGAAGGTCCCGGAGCCCCCCAAAGCGGCTGACACCCCTCAGGACAGCCTGGCCGCGGGTCCCCAGGCTGCGGCAGCGGGTGCAGAGCCCGAGCAGGCAGGAGTGACGCCG GTGGAGCCGGGAGCCGGGCAGGACCCTGAGGGCAGCCAGGACCCCTCTGCTTTGCAAACAGAGGAGGAGAGCTCTGCCAGGACGGGGCAGCACCCTGAG GTGGAGCCCAGTAGCCCGAGTGTCCCCGAGGCTGGCGCAGGCGGTGGGTCACGTCCCCAGACGCCCACAGCCCCCACGGAGCCGGCCCAGAGGGTCTGCGCGGCCACTGGAGAGGGGGAcgctgagctctgcccacagccccCGGGACGGCAGCGTCtgcctggagcagctggagcagccgAGGCAGGATCTGCCCACCATGGG ctcctcagtgACCTCCAGACACCCGAAAACTCGCCAGTCCCCGCAGGAGCTGCTGCCGAGCCTGGTGCACAGCCTGGCCAGGCTGGTTCCGACAGCTGCACCGCACCAGTGACCTCGCCAGGGACGTGGCACCCTCCCGGGTCTGCTGAGACAGAGCCG GCTGCAGATggccagcaccagctctgctccGTGCCCCCGGCATCCTCCCCGGCCGGCACCGACCTCCGCTCCGCCACCGTCCTTGCCAGGAAGGAGGAGATTGAGCTG TCGTACCAGCAGTTCAGCCTGACCGTTGCCGTGGTGGCCACgatgctgctgcagaaggagcCGTCCATGGAGGCGGCGCTGGGGCTGGCGCTCAGGGCCAACCTGCGGCAGCGCCGGCTCCATCACCTCCGTGAGCTCGAGAACTTCATCGACAGCTACGACTCGGCCGCTCTCAGCCGCTGA
- the LOC102091949 gene encoding basic salivary proline-rich protein 1-like isoform X5, which produces MQLSADLPGASSLGPGQQPAFGNMFPPPGGRRGFPREPGPWRAGPPWPHGPSPQDIRDEPPWKPPHRRGHRGRHPPHPWEPRPFRGPADFHEDGSWAPQDCPPPPPWDNWEDNQGPEDHFGESWHPPGPWDPRDPPGPPDFPWKEEDRRWAPHDCPPWVDTEYNGGPEGSFAEDCYLDPPPPGPGSFSRPEFPAEEQWPPWPPGSQHGEQGGFQDGWSSGGYRGLGKKRCRRLRQSCRQLTMVRPAPCHWPARGKQPPFKSNAPRPLPSSKDAAQHKEQTPPVGPPGVSEKVPEPPKAADTPQDSLAAGPQAAAAGAEPEQAGVTPVEPGAGQDPEGSQDPSALQTEEESSARTGQHPEVEPSSPSVPEAGAGGGSRPQTPTAPTEPAQRVCAATGEGDAELCPQPPGRQRLPGAAGAAEAGSAHHGLLSDLQTPENSPVPAGAAAEPGAQPGQAGSDSCTAPVTSPGTWHPPGSAETEPVRGPGASAPPEAADGQHQLCSVPPASSPAGTDLRSATVLARKEEIELSYQQFSLTVAVVATMLLQKEPSMEAALGLALRANLRQRRLHHLRELENFIDSYDSAALSR; this is translated from the exons Atgcag CTGAGTGCTGACCTCCCCGGGGCCTCCTCACTGGGACCGGGGCAACAACCGGCTTTTGGCAACATGTTCCCCCCGCCAGGTGGCAGGAGGGGCTTCCCCAGGGAG CCTGGTCCGTGGAGAGCCGGGCCCCCATGGCCCCATGGTCCCAGCCCCCAGGACATCCGGGACGAGCCGCCCTGGAAGCCCCCACACAGGAGAGGCCACCGCGGGCGGCATCCG ccccatccctgggagccCAGACCCTTCCGTGGTCCTGCCGACTTCCACGAGGACGGGAGCTGGGCACCCCAGGACTGTCCCCCGCCACCCCCCTGGGACAACTGGGAAGACAACCAAGGACCTGAGGACCATTTTGGAGAGAGCTGGCACCCG CCTGGTCCCTGGGACCCCAGAGACCCCCCTGGCCCTCCTGACTTCCCTTGGAAGGAGGAGGACAGGAGATGGGCACCCCACGACTGTCCCCCATGGGTTGACACAGAATACAATGGAGGACCAGAGGGCAGCTTTGCAGAGGACTGCTACCTG GATCCGCCACCGCCTGGCCCCGGCTCCTTCTCCCGGCCCGAATTCCCCGCAGAGGAGCAGTGGCCACCCTGGCCCCCCGGCAGCCAGCACGG ggagcaaGGGGGCTTCCAGGATGGCTGGTCATCTGGGGGCTACCGTGGCCTGGGGAAGAAACGCTGCCGACGCCTTCGCCAGAGCTGCCGACAGTTAACCATGGTCCGCCCGGCCCCGTGTCACTGGCCCGCCAGAG GGAAGCAGCCACCCTTCAAGTCTAATGCTCCCCGGCCACTTCCATCCTCCAAAGATGCTGCACAGCACAAGGAGCAGACACCTCCGGTT GGCCCTCCGGGAGTGAGCGAGAAGGTCCCGGAGCCCCCCAAAGCGGCTGACACCCCTCAGGACAGCCTGGCCGCGGGTCCCCAGGCTGCGGCAGCGGGTGCAGAGCCCGAGCAGGCAGGAGTGACGCCG GTGGAGCCGGGAGCCGGGCAGGACCCTGAGGGCAGCCAGGACCCCTCTGCTTTGCAAACAGAGGAGGAGAGCTCTGCCAGGACGGGGCAGCACCCTGAG GTGGAGCCCAGTAGCCCGAGTGTCCCCGAGGCTGGCGCAGGCGGTGGGTCACGTCCCCAGACGCCCACAGCCCCCACGGAGCCGGCCCAGAGGGTCTGCGCGGCCACTGGAGAGGGGGAcgctgagctctgcccacagccccCGGGACGGCAGCGTCtgcctggagcagctggagcagccgAGGCAGGATCTGCCCACCATGGG ctcctcagtgACCTCCAGACACCCGAAAACTCGCCAGTCCCCGCAGGAGCTGCTGCCGAGCCTGGTGCACAGCCTGGCCAGGCTGGTTCCGACAGCTGCACCGCACCAGTGACCTCGCCAGGGACGTGGCACCCTCCCGGGTCTGCTGAGACAGAGCCGGTACGAGGTCCAGGTGCCTCTGCTCCCCCTGAG GCTGCAGATggccagcaccagctctgctccGTGCCCCCGGCATCCTCCCCGGCCGGCACCGACCTCCGCTCCGCCACCGTCCTTGCCAGGAAGGAGGAGATTGAGCTG TCGTACCAGCAGTTCAGCCTGACCGTTGCCGTGGTGGCCACgatgctgctgcagaaggagcCGTCCATGGAGGCGGCGCTGGGGCTGGCGCTCAGGGCCAACCTGCGGCAGCGCCGGCTCCATCACCTCCGTGAGCTCGAGAACTTCATCGACAGCTACGACTCGGCCGCTCTCAGCCGCTGA
- the LOC102091949 gene encoding basic proline-rich protein-like isoform X1, whose translation MRAGRRDRAGGVSVAGSAMEGSPFGAPRGCVSPGGRAAFQVHLGPICQLSADLPGASSLGPGQQPAFGNMFPPPGGRRGFPREPGPWRAGPPWPHGPSPQDIRDEPPWKPPHRRGHRGRHPPHPWEPRPFRGPADFHEDGSWAPQDCPPPPPWDNWEDNQGPEDHFGESWHPPGPWDPRDPPGPPDFPWKEEDRRWAPHDCPPWVDTEYNGGPEGSFAEDCYLDPPPPGPGSFSRPEFPAEEQWPPWPPGSQHGEQGGFQDGWSSGGYRGLGKKRCRRLRQSCRQLTMVRPAPCHWPARGKQPPFKSNAPRPLPSSKDAAQHKEQTPPVGPPGVSEKVPEPPKAADTPQDSLAAGPQAAAAGAEPEQAGVTPVEPGAGQDPEGSQDPSALQTEEESSARTGQHPEVEPSSPSVPEAGAGGGSRPQTPTAPTEPAQRVCAATGEGDAELCPQPPGRQRLPGAAGAAEAGSAHHGLLSDLQTPENSPVPAGAAAEPGAQPGQAGSDSCTAPVTSPGTWHPPGSAETEPVRGPGASAPPEAADGQHQLCSVPPASSPAGTDLRSATVLARKEEIELSYQQFSLTVAVVATMLLQKEPSMEAALGLALRANLRQRRLHHLRELENFIDSYDSAALSR comes from the exons ATGCGGGCGGGCCGGAGGGATCGGGCCGGAGGGGTCTCGGTGGCTGGCTCTGCGATGGAGGGCTCTCCCTTCGGCGCTCCGCGGGGCTGCGTCTCTCCGGGCGGACGAGCTGCTTTCCAGGTCCACCTGGGACCCATCTGCCAG CTGAGTGCTGACCTCCCCGGGGCCTCCTCACTGGGACCGGGGCAACAACCGGCTTTTGGCAACATGTTCCCCCCGCCAGGTGGCAGGAGGGGCTTCCCCAGGGAG CCTGGTCCGTGGAGAGCCGGGCCCCCATGGCCCCATGGTCCCAGCCCCCAGGACATCCGGGACGAGCCGCCCTGGAAGCCCCCACACAGGAGAGGCCACCGCGGGCGGCATCCG ccccatccctgggagccCAGACCCTTCCGTGGTCCTGCCGACTTCCACGAGGACGGGAGCTGGGCACCCCAGGACTGTCCCCCGCCACCCCCCTGGGACAACTGGGAAGACAACCAAGGACCTGAGGACCATTTTGGAGAGAGCTGGCACCCG CCTGGTCCCTGGGACCCCAGAGACCCCCCTGGCCCTCCTGACTTCCCTTGGAAGGAGGAGGACAGGAGATGGGCACCCCACGACTGTCCCCCATGGGTTGACACAGAATACAATGGAGGACCAGAGGGCAGCTTTGCAGAGGACTGCTACCTG GATCCGCCACCGCCTGGCCCCGGCTCCTTCTCCCGGCCCGAATTCCCCGCAGAGGAGCAGTGGCCACCCTGGCCCCCCGGCAGCCAGCACGG ggagcaaGGGGGCTTCCAGGATGGCTGGTCATCTGGGGGCTACCGTGGCCTGGGGAAGAAACGCTGCCGACGCCTTCGCCAGAGCTGCCGACAGTTAACCATGGTCCGCCCGGCCCCGTGTCACTGGCCCGCCAGAG GGAAGCAGCCACCCTTCAAGTCTAATGCTCCCCGGCCACTTCCATCCTCCAAAGATGCTGCACAGCACAAGGAGCAGACACCTCCGGTT GGCCCTCCGGGAGTGAGCGAGAAGGTCCCGGAGCCCCCCAAAGCGGCTGACACCCCTCAGGACAGCCTGGCCGCGGGTCCCCAGGCTGCGGCAGCGGGTGCAGAGCCCGAGCAGGCAGGAGTGACGCCG GTGGAGCCGGGAGCCGGGCAGGACCCTGAGGGCAGCCAGGACCCCTCTGCTTTGCAAACAGAGGAGGAGAGCTCTGCCAGGACGGGGCAGCACCCTGAG GTGGAGCCCAGTAGCCCGAGTGTCCCCGAGGCTGGCGCAGGCGGTGGGTCACGTCCCCAGACGCCCACAGCCCCCACGGAGCCGGCCCAGAGGGTCTGCGCGGCCACTGGAGAGGGGGAcgctgagctctgcccacagccccCGGGACGGCAGCGTCtgcctggagcagctggagcagccgAGGCAGGATCTGCCCACCATGGG ctcctcagtgACCTCCAGACACCCGAAAACTCGCCAGTCCCCGCAGGAGCTGCTGCCGAGCCTGGTGCACAGCCTGGCCAGGCTGGTTCCGACAGCTGCACCGCACCAGTGACCTCGCCAGGGACGTGGCACCCTCCCGGGTCTGCTGAGACAGAGCCGGTACGAGGTCCAGGTGCCTCTGCTCCCCCTGAG GCTGCAGATggccagcaccagctctgctccGTGCCCCCGGCATCCTCCCCGGCCGGCACCGACCTCCGCTCCGCCACCGTCCTTGCCAGGAAGGAGGAGATTGAGCTG TCGTACCAGCAGTTCAGCCTGACCGTTGCCGTGGTGGCCACgatgctgctgcagaaggagcCGTCCATGGAGGCGGCGCTGGGGCTGGCGCTCAGGGCCAACCTGCGGCAGCGCCGGCTCCATCACCTCCGTGAGCTCGAGAACTTCATCGACAGCTACGACTCGGCCGCTCTCAGCCGCTGA
- the LOC102091949 gene encoding collagen alpha-1(I) chain-like isoform X3, translating to MRAGRRDRAGGVSVAGSAMEGSPFGAPRGCVSPGGRAAFQVHLGPICQLSADLPGASSLGPGQQPAFGNMFPPPGGRRGFPREPGPWRAGPPWPHGPSPQDIRDEPPWKPPHRRGHRGRHPPHPWEPRPFRGPADFHEDGSWAPQDCPPPPPWDNWEDNQGPEDHFGESWHPPGPWDPRDPPGPPDFPWKEEDRRWAPHDCPPWVDTEYNGGPEGSFAEDCYLDPPPPGPGSFSRPEFPAEEQWPPWPPGSQHGEQGGFQDGWSSGGYRGLGKKRCRRLRQSCRQLTMVRPAPCHWPARGKQPPFKSNAPRPLPSSKDAAQHKEQTPPVGPPGVSEKVPEPPKAADTPQDSLAAGPQAAAAGAEPEQAGVTPVEPGAGQDPEGSQDPSALQTEEESSARTGQHPEVEPSSPSVPEAGAGGGSRPQTPTAPTEPAQRVCAATGEGDAELCPQPPGRQRLPGAAGAAEAGSAHHGLLSDLQTPENSPVPAGAAAEPGAQPGQAGSDSCTAPVTSPGTWHPPGSAETEPAADGQHQLCSVPPASSPAGTDLRSATVLARKEEIELSYQQFSLTVAVVATMLLQKEPSMEAALGLALRANLRQRRLHHLRELENFIDSYDSAALSR from the exons ATGCGGGCGGGCCGGAGGGATCGGGCCGGAGGGGTCTCGGTGGCTGGCTCTGCGATGGAGGGCTCTCCCTTCGGCGCTCCGCGGGGCTGCGTCTCTCCGGGCGGACGAGCTGCTTTCCAGGTCCACCTGGGACCCATCTGCCAG CTGAGTGCTGACCTCCCCGGGGCCTCCTCACTGGGACCGGGGCAACAACCGGCTTTTGGCAACATGTTCCCCCCGCCAGGTGGCAGGAGGGGCTTCCCCAGGGAG CCTGGTCCGTGGAGAGCCGGGCCCCCATGGCCCCATGGTCCCAGCCCCCAGGACATCCGGGACGAGCCGCCCTGGAAGCCCCCACACAGGAGAGGCCACCGCGGGCGGCATCCG ccccatccctgggagccCAGACCCTTCCGTGGTCCTGCCGACTTCCACGAGGACGGGAGCTGGGCACCCCAGGACTGTCCCCCGCCACCCCCCTGGGACAACTGGGAAGACAACCAAGGACCTGAGGACCATTTTGGAGAGAGCTGGCACCCG CCTGGTCCCTGGGACCCCAGAGACCCCCCTGGCCCTCCTGACTTCCCTTGGAAGGAGGAGGACAGGAGATGGGCACCCCACGACTGTCCCCCATGGGTTGACACAGAATACAATGGAGGACCAGAGGGCAGCTTTGCAGAGGACTGCTACCTG GATCCGCCACCGCCTGGCCCCGGCTCCTTCTCCCGGCCCGAATTCCCCGCAGAGGAGCAGTGGCCACCCTGGCCCCCCGGCAGCCAGCACGG ggagcaaGGGGGCTTCCAGGATGGCTGGTCATCTGGGGGCTACCGTGGCCTGGGGAAGAAACGCTGCCGACGCCTTCGCCAGAGCTGCCGACAGTTAACCATGGTCCGCCCGGCCCCGTGTCACTGGCCCGCCAGAG GGAAGCAGCCACCCTTCAAGTCTAATGCTCCCCGGCCACTTCCATCCTCCAAAGATGCTGCACAGCACAAGGAGCAGACACCTCCGGTT GGCCCTCCGGGAGTGAGCGAGAAGGTCCCGGAGCCCCCCAAAGCGGCTGACACCCCTCAGGACAGCCTGGCCGCGGGTCCCCAGGCTGCGGCAGCGGGTGCAGAGCCCGAGCAGGCAGGAGTGACGCCG GTGGAGCCGGGAGCCGGGCAGGACCCTGAGGGCAGCCAGGACCCCTCTGCTTTGCAAACAGAGGAGGAGAGCTCTGCCAGGACGGGGCAGCACCCTGAG GTGGAGCCCAGTAGCCCGAGTGTCCCCGAGGCTGGCGCAGGCGGTGGGTCACGTCCCCAGACGCCCACAGCCCCCACGGAGCCGGCCCAGAGGGTCTGCGCGGCCACTGGAGAGGGGGAcgctgagctctgcccacagccccCGGGACGGCAGCGTCtgcctggagcagctggagcagccgAGGCAGGATCTGCCCACCATGGG ctcctcagtgACCTCCAGACACCCGAAAACTCGCCAGTCCCCGCAGGAGCTGCTGCCGAGCCTGGTGCACAGCCTGGCCAGGCTGGTTCCGACAGCTGCACCGCACCAGTGACCTCGCCAGGGACGTGGCACCCTCCCGGGTCTGCTGAGACAGAGCCG GCTGCAGATggccagcaccagctctgctccGTGCCCCCGGCATCCTCCCCGGCCGGCACCGACCTCCGCTCCGCCACCGTCCTTGCCAGGAAGGAGGAGATTGAGCTG TCGTACCAGCAGTTCAGCCTGACCGTTGCCGTGGTGGCCACgatgctgctgcagaaggagcCGTCCATGGAGGCGGCGCTGGGGCTGGCGCTCAGGGCCAACCTGCGGCAGCGCCGGCTCCATCACCTCCGTGAGCTCGAGAACTTCATCGACAGCTACGACTCGGCCGCTCTCAGCCGCTGA
- the LOC102091949 gene encoding collagen alpha-1(III) chain-like isoform X2, with translation MRAGRRDRAGGVSVAGSAMEGSPFGAPRGCVSPGGRAAFQVHLGPICQLSADLPGASSLGPGQQPAFGNMFPPPGGRRGFPREPGPWRAGPPWPHGPSPQDIRDEPPWKPPHRRGHRGRHPPHPWEPRPFRGPADFHEDGSWAPQDCPPPPPWDNWEDNQGPEDHFGESWHPPGPWDPRDPPGPPDFPWKEEDRRWAPHDCPPWVDTEYNGGPEGSFAEDCYLDPPPPGPGSFSRPEFPAEEQWPPWPPGSQHGEQGGFQDGWSSGGYRGLGKKRCRRLRQSCRQLTMVRPAPCHWPARGKQPPFKSNAPRPLPSSKDAAQHKEQTPPGPPGVSEKVPEPPKAADTPQDSLAAGPQAAAAGAEPEQAGVTPVEPGAGQDPEGSQDPSALQTEEESSARTGQHPEVEPSSPSVPEAGAGGGSRPQTPTAPTEPAQRVCAATGEGDAELCPQPPGRQRLPGAAGAAEAGSAHHGLLSDLQTPENSPVPAGAAAEPGAQPGQAGSDSCTAPVTSPGTWHPPGSAETEPVRGPGASAPPEAADGQHQLCSVPPASSPAGTDLRSATVLARKEEIELSYQQFSLTVAVVATMLLQKEPSMEAALGLALRANLRQRRLHHLRELENFIDSYDSAALSR, from the exons ATGCGGGCGGGCCGGAGGGATCGGGCCGGAGGGGTCTCGGTGGCTGGCTCTGCGATGGAGGGCTCTCCCTTCGGCGCTCCGCGGGGCTGCGTCTCTCCGGGCGGACGAGCTGCTTTCCAGGTCCACCTGGGACCCATCTGCCAG CTGAGTGCTGACCTCCCCGGGGCCTCCTCACTGGGACCGGGGCAACAACCGGCTTTTGGCAACATGTTCCCCCCGCCAGGTGGCAGGAGGGGCTTCCCCAGGGAG CCTGGTCCGTGGAGAGCCGGGCCCCCATGGCCCCATGGTCCCAGCCCCCAGGACATCCGGGACGAGCCGCCCTGGAAGCCCCCACACAGGAGAGGCCACCGCGGGCGGCATCCG ccccatccctgggagccCAGACCCTTCCGTGGTCCTGCCGACTTCCACGAGGACGGGAGCTGGGCACCCCAGGACTGTCCCCCGCCACCCCCCTGGGACAACTGGGAAGACAACCAAGGACCTGAGGACCATTTTGGAGAGAGCTGGCACCCG CCTGGTCCCTGGGACCCCAGAGACCCCCCTGGCCCTCCTGACTTCCCTTGGAAGGAGGAGGACAGGAGATGGGCACCCCACGACTGTCCCCCATGGGTTGACACAGAATACAATGGAGGACCAGAGGGCAGCTTTGCAGAGGACTGCTACCTG GATCCGCCACCGCCTGGCCCCGGCTCCTTCTCCCGGCCCGAATTCCCCGCAGAGGAGCAGTGGCCACCCTGGCCCCCCGGCAGCCAGCACGG ggagcaaGGGGGCTTCCAGGATGGCTGGTCATCTGGGGGCTACCGTGGCCTGGGGAAGAAACGCTGCCGACGCCTTCGCCAGAGCTGCCGACAGTTAACCATGGTCCGCCCGGCCCCGTGTCACTGGCCCGCCAGAG GGAAGCAGCCACCCTTCAAGTCTAATGCTCCCCGGCCACTTCCATCCTCCAAAGATGCTGCACAGCACAAGGAGCAGACACCTCCG GGCCCTCCGGGAGTGAGCGAGAAGGTCCCGGAGCCCCCCAAAGCGGCTGACACCCCTCAGGACAGCCTGGCCGCGGGTCCCCAGGCTGCGGCAGCGGGTGCAGAGCCCGAGCAGGCAGGAGTGACGCCG GTGGAGCCGGGAGCCGGGCAGGACCCTGAGGGCAGCCAGGACCCCTCTGCTTTGCAAACAGAGGAGGAGAGCTCTGCCAGGACGGGGCAGCACCCTGAG GTGGAGCCCAGTAGCCCGAGTGTCCCCGAGGCTGGCGCAGGCGGTGGGTCACGTCCCCAGACGCCCACAGCCCCCACGGAGCCGGCCCAGAGGGTCTGCGCGGCCACTGGAGAGGGGGAcgctgagctctgcccacagccccCGGGACGGCAGCGTCtgcctggagcagctggagcagccgAGGCAGGATCTGCCCACCATGGG ctcctcagtgACCTCCAGACACCCGAAAACTCGCCAGTCCCCGCAGGAGCTGCTGCCGAGCCTGGTGCACAGCCTGGCCAGGCTGGTTCCGACAGCTGCACCGCACCAGTGACCTCGCCAGGGACGTGGCACCCTCCCGGGTCTGCTGAGACAGAGCCGGTACGAGGTCCAGGTGCCTCTGCTCCCCCTGAG GCTGCAGATggccagcaccagctctgctccGTGCCCCCGGCATCCTCCCCGGCCGGCACCGACCTCCGCTCCGCCACCGTCCTTGCCAGGAAGGAGGAGATTGAGCTG TCGTACCAGCAGTTCAGCCTGACCGTTGCCGTGGTGGCCACgatgctgctgcagaaggagcCGTCCATGGAGGCGGCGCTGGGGCTGGCGCTCAGGGCCAACCTGCGGCAGCGCCGGCTCCATCACCTCCGTGAGCTCGAGAACTTCATCGACAGCTACGACTCGGCCGCTCTCAGCCGCTGA